In Flammeovirgaceae bacterium 311, one DNA window encodes the following:
- a CDS encoding RNA polymerase, sigma-24 subunit, ECF subfamily protein (COG1595 DNA-directed RNA polymerase specialized sigma subunit, sigma24 homolog) encodes MFVRAQHIGKHQLLWQAPLWQAPLWQAPLWQAFLWQAILWQAMLWKLFLREAVLWDAPPVVLQILSGLVFGKSSAKTKAPTEEEIIEGCRQGKPSAQEKLYNLYSKRMMAVCVRYTKSRFEAEDIFHEAFVKVFNNISKYKGEGSFEGWVRRIFVNTAINHYNKNRKFQKQVDYSAVEEMTPTSEDIVSDLSGKELLTFIDQLPDGYKHVFNLYVMEGYNHAEIGEMLQIAEGTSKSQLAKAKVYLKNILLKHSISAKC; translated from the coding sequence ATGTTTGTGAGGGCGCAACATATAGGAAAACATCAGTTGCTGTGGCAGGCACCCCTGTGGCAGGCACCCCTGTGGCAGGCACCCCTGTGGCAGGCATTCCTGTGGCAGGCAATCCTGTGGCAGGCCATGCTTTGGAAATTGTTTTTGAGGGAGGCAGTGCTTTGGGATGCACCGCCGGTGGTGCTCCAAATTCTATCGGGACTTGTATTCGGCAAATCATCAGCCAAAACAAAAGCGCCCACCGAAGAGGAGATCATTGAAGGTTGCAGGCAGGGGAAGCCTTCGGCACAGGAAAAACTTTACAACCTATATTCCAAACGCATGATGGCCGTCTGTGTGCGTTATACCAAATCCAGGTTCGAGGCAGAAGATATTTTCCACGAGGCATTCGTAAAGGTTTTTAACAACATCAGTAAGTACAAGGGAGAAGGCTCTTTTGAGGGCTGGGTTAGGCGCATCTTTGTAAATACTGCCATCAATCATTACAACAAGAACCGGAAATTCCAGAAGCAGGTAGATTACAGCGCCGTAGAAGAAATGACGCCTACTTCTGAAGATATCGTAAGTGATTTGTCGGGTAAAGAGCTACTTACTTTTATTGATCAGCTGCCGGATGGTTACAAGCATGTATTTAATCTCTATGTGATGGAGGGTTACAACCATGCTGAAATCGGGGAAATGCTTCAGATAGCAGAGGGGACCTCCAAATCGCAGCTGGCCAAAGCAAAAGTTTACCTGAAAAATATACTGCTGAAACACTCAATCTCTGCAAAATGCTAA